The DNA segment AGGCGAGGGGGAAGTAGTCGCCGAAGACTTTGCCGGGGTATCTGGCTTTCATAGCATCTTAATTCACCCCGCAGCCCTTTGTTTCGGCAAGGCCAATGTAATGACCTTGCCGAAAACAGGTTTTAGTGAAATGATTGCTGTCAGTTTTTTTGATCACTTGCTTGCTGTTTCGAGGGCCTGCATGGTTGTGTAATATTTTGCTATCATGTTGGGGACCTCCCATTCAGGCATCCGGCCTTGCTCGAGGAAATTAAGATACTTCTCTGTAACCTGGGCAAAATGTGCTTCATGGCCGACGCGGTACTTGTCGGGGATCACAACTTTCCATTTGCCATCAGTGAGCTGCTCCAGGGCGATGCCCGGGTATTTGTTCTGCAGCGTCTGCTGGACCGCCTTTTTGAGCTGGGCCGCAATTTCGCTGCCGTTTACAGCTTCGACGTAAAGAGTAGGTTTGTAACCTTCCTTTTCGCCCTGCCGGATTATCAGATCGGCACGATTGCCACGCATTATGGAATAGTGAGTGTCGCCGGCTCCTTCGGGTGCCTGATAATTCCATGCAACTGATACCTTCGCGTGAACTCCATTGATAACGTAGTTCATTTCACCATTGGAGTAGACATTGAGCTTGTCGCCTTCAACATACTGTGAAAGATAGTCCGGATAAGGTTCGAGGCCCGTGACCTTGCTGAATTGTTCTTTGGTCATGCTTGTTGTCCACCTGCGTGCGTCAAGCATTTTGATGTCACTTTTGTAATCGATGATCTGGCCGGGGAAGCATTCCCACTGGATCAGGTCAACGAGATGCGTGGACACGTCGGACAGACCTTCGCCTCGCTGTTCGGGATCGAAGAACCAGCCGGGCCTTTTGATCGGGTTGCCCGCTACGTACTTGAAGAAATGGTGCACGCTTTCTTTTGTGACTGCGGGATTGTCGGGGGTGCCGGCAACGAG comes from the Anaerohalosphaera lusitana genome and includes:
- a CDS encoding putative oxidoreductase C-terminal domain-containing protein — translated: MAGCSANSNISQSEDQVSFITLDPGHFHAALVQKTMYEGVSPTVNVYAPEGPDVKDHLKRIEGFNTRTQAPTNWTEKVYTGDDFLQKMIDQKKGNVVVVSGNNSKKTDYIYKSVDAGFNVLADKPMVIIPEKFDLLLEAFDTAEKNDVLLYDIMTERYEITTILQKELSQIEPLFGGLVAGTPDNPAVTKESVHHFFKYVAGNPIKRPGWFFDPEQRGEGLSDVSTHLVDLIQWECFPGQIIDYKSDIKMLDARRWTTSMTKEQFSKVTGLEPYPDYLSQYVEGDKLNVYSNGEMNYVINGVHAKVSVAWNYQAPEGAGDTHYSIMRGNRADLIIRQGEKEGYKPTLYVEAVNGSEIAAQLKKAVQQTLQNKYPGIALEQLTDGKWKVVIPDKYRVGHEAHFAQVTEKYLNFLEQGRMPEWEVPNMIAKYYTTMQALETASK